The following are encoded in a window of Ruminiclostridium herbifermentans genomic DNA:
- a CDS encoding site-specific integrase, producing the protein MAGNIEVLGNGRYRLRASIGTGKNRKVFRKNIRCETPMKDDGKFPREVELELAKFVAAVSENKVSRSNMTFRQFTETVWLPDYAERKLKTKTLVRYKEMLDSRIYDALGHIRISKLSPTHLNKFYKQLEEPIEKKSKTGEIITENLSARTIEHHHDLISSILGKAVKWDYIVSNPAQKADPPKVEESERPFLEEDEIKKVMDALSKEPLKYQSMILLDLFSGLRRGELMGLNWTDIDFINNTITINKTSNYTTDTGIYEDTVKTKKSNRTISMPVFVMSILRGYYSEQKKYKDKKREKGKLLFENDKLFIQHNGKPMHPDTPTKWWPKFLEKNNLPHVNFHGLRHTNASIMTALGFDIVTGSGRLGHARKDTFLNTYSHMLTTKEKGVAAAMDKEFNPHPKQRKVYRLKKI; encoded by the coding sequence ATGGCTGGAAATATAGAAGTACTAGGAAACGGGAGATACAGACTTCGTGCAAGCATAGGAACTGGTAAAAATCGTAAAGTGTTTAGAAAAAATATTAGATGCGAAACACCAATGAAAGATGACGGAAAATTTCCAAGAGAAGTAGAACTTGAACTTGCAAAGTTTGTTGCAGCTGTATCAGAAAATAAAGTCTCACGAAGTAATATGACTTTTAGGCAATTTACTGAAACTGTATGGTTACCAGATTATGCTGAACGTAAGTTGAAAACTAAAACCCTAGTCCGCTATAAGGAAATGCTTGATTCTAGGATATATGACGCTTTAGGGCATATAAGGATTAGCAAGCTGAGTCCTACTCATCTTAATAAATTTTACAAGCAGCTTGAAGAACCTATAGAAAAAAAATCTAAAACCGGAGAAATTATTACTGAAAATTTATCTGCACGAACAATCGAACATCACCATGATTTAATTTCGTCAATTTTAGGCAAGGCAGTAAAATGGGATTATATTGTTTCAAATCCTGCACAAAAAGCAGATCCTCCTAAAGTTGAAGAATCCGAAAGACCGTTTTTAGAGGAAGATGAAATCAAGAAGGTAATGGATGCTTTATCAAAAGAACCTCTTAAATATCAATCCATGATATTACTTGATTTATTTTCGGGATTAAGGCGTGGCGAATTGATGGGATTAAACTGGACAGATATTGATTTTATTAATAATACTATTACTATAAATAAAACATCAAATTATACTACTGATACAGGTATATATGAAGATACTGTTAAGACTAAAAAATCTAACAGAACCATATCTATGCCTGTCTTTGTTATGAGTATTCTAAGAGGCTATTACTCTGAGCAAAAAAAGTATAAGGATAAAAAGAGGGAAAAAGGTAAACTCCTTTTTGAAAACGACAAACTCTTTATTCAGCATAATGGTAAACCTATGCATCCTGATACTCCAACAAAATGGTGGCCTAAATTTCTAGAAAAAAATAATCTTCCACATGTAAACTTTCATGGATTACGTCATACAAATGCATCGATTATGACCGCTCTAGGTTTTGATATTGTAACTGGCTCTGGAAGGTTGGGGCATGCAAGAAAAGATACCTTTCTTAACACTTATTCACACATGCTGACTACTAAAGAAAAAGGTGTTGCTGCAGCTATGGATAAAGAATTTAATCCACATCCAAAGCAAAGAAAAGTGTATAGATTAAAGAAAATTTAG